The Sulfurospirillum sp. UCH001 genome segment ATGCGCCCAACGACTTTTAGTTCAACACCCAAAGGCACAGGCTTTTTATATTTGAGGTTGAGTTCTATCGTTACTCCAAAGCTCTCTTGTCCATAATGCGCCATAATGGCACGTCCTATGGTTTCATCCAAAATGGTTGCAGAAATTCCACCATGCAAAATACCTGGATAACTCTGATGATACGTATGCGGCGTAAAATAAGCAACGACTTCTTTATTTTCCAGTTCATAAAACTTTGTTTTTAGTCCAAAAGGATTTTCGATACCGCATACCAAACAATTTTTAGAGATGTGTTGTTTGCCAGTTACTTTAAACTTCACTTTTGCTCTCCATGTACCTTTTCAAGCTCTTTGCGTACTTTTGAGTAAAGTTTGAGATCGACAATTTTATAGCTTTTAAGAAGCCCATCTAACAAAGCAGCTTCTAGCTCTTTTTGATCTTCTTTATTGGCTGGAACGATTTTATCTTTAACAGCACAATTATTGCAAAAGTCATAAAGGTATGTAAGATCAATCTGATAATCCAAACGATGCGTCAACTCATTTTTAAGCTTACGTGTCTCATTCATGATGACAAATTCTTGCTCATTAATCGTTTTAAGAGCGCGTAACTCTTCTAAAAGCTTAAACTGAGTCATACTGCGAGACGTTCCAGGAATAAGTATTTCTGCGACAAATTCATAGTACGCTTCAACTGCGAGTACCATCACATAGAGGTTTTTACCAATAGGATTTTCCTCTTGTTCGATAAAATCTTTAAAATAGTGCAGTTTTTGCATCTCAATCATCATTTTTTCATTCCTTTTGTTTTTCCTTGTTTTTTGAGTTTACCCTCTTTAAAGGTTGCTCTGTATTTTTTAATGGAAAGATTTTTTTTATTCGCTTTTTCATATTCGATTTTTGCTTTAATCGTTCCTTTTTTTGCCTCTTTCTCTAACCACTCTTTGGTTTCAAAACCTGGGTAAAACTCCGTTTGGATTGTATATTTTAAGATTTTCTCAATCTCTTTAAATTTGTTTTTTTCTTCTTTACAGACAAGGGAAATAGCACGCCCTTCTTTACCCGCACGCCCTGTTCTTCCTGCTCTGTGCAAGTAGTCTTCGGC includes the following:
- a CDS encoding PaaI family thioesterase, which produces MKFKVTGKQHISKNCLVCGIENPFGLKTKFYELENKEVVAYFTPHTYHQSYPGILHGGISATILDETIGRAIMAHYGQESFGVTIELNLKYKKPVPLGVELKVVGRIINDKGRIFEGTGELILPDGEVAVSASGRYMKRSVTQIVEDDFIEDEWFPSDGKERAEIEL